The following are encoded together in the Acidimicrobiales bacterium genome:
- a CDS encoding DUF4436 family protein, with amino-acid sequence MAEPRTTDRHDDGLAPAAPMEGAPVGSGSPHAGPQSPARRRRLVALRRPVVVVLILGALACLALGVTAVLVVVQRDVSQVLVAPTAEEGADLRVEVSVIAVDPVLGEARVRLLPVVLDEQRVDGGLVREGFRVLVNATGGETSHTFAPGQPVQAIEYSVALTGSSVYRYPFDRYDATLIVLASDGVGPDGEPLVAEVSVASSVLSFDLSAESVDEPLCSLGGCVALEAARPGSTVGYALWFIVLVWGLALAGAAVVAMIALRGVELPLWAYGYLVGVLFALPPLRASLPGSPPPGGLVDFVAFYWAVAVVGLTLLALVWLWVREARHPRT; translated from the coding sequence GTGGCCGAACCGCGAACGACGGACCGACACGACGACGGCCTGGCGCCGGCGGCCCCCATGGAGGGGGCGCCGGTCGGCTCCGGGTCACCCCACGCCGGCCCGCAGTCACCGGCGCGGCGGCGTCGCCTCGTGGCGCTACGGCGGCCCGTCGTGGTGGTGCTGATCCTCGGAGCGCTGGCCTGTCTGGCGCTGGGGGTCACCGCCGTGCTGGTGGTCGTCCAGCGCGACGTCTCCCAGGTGCTGGTCGCCCCGACGGCCGAGGAGGGCGCGGACCTGCGGGTCGAGGTGTCGGTCATCGCCGTCGATCCCGTGCTGGGTGAGGCGCGGGTCCGGTTGCTCCCCGTGGTGCTCGACGAGCAGCGGGTGGACGGCGGATTGGTGCGAGAGGGCTTCCGCGTCCTGGTCAACGCCACGGGGGGCGAGACCAGCCACACCTTCGCTCCCGGACAGCCGGTGCAGGCCATCGAGTACTCCGTCGCGCTCACGGGCAGCTCGGTGTACCGCTATCCGTTCGACCGCTACGACGCCACCCTCATCGTGTTGGCCTCGGACGGGGTCGGCCCAGACGGTGAGCCGCTCGTCGCCGAGGTGTCAGTGGCCTCGTCGGTCCTCTCGTTCGACCTGTCGGCGGAGTCCGTGGACGAGCCGCTGTGCTCGCTGGGCGGGTGTGTCGCCCTCGAGGCCGCCCGACCGGGCTCGACGGTGGGCTACGCGCTGTGGTTCATCGTCCTCGTCTGGGGTCTCGCGCTGGCAGGCGCCGCCGTCGTCGCGATGATCGCGCTGCGAGGGGTGGAGCTGCCGTTGTGGGCGTACGGCTACCTGGTCGGTGTGCTGTTCGCCCTGCCCCCGCTCCGGGCCTCGCTGCCGGGCAGTCCGCCCCCCGGGGGGCTCGTCGACTTCGTGGCCTTCTACTGGGCGGTCGCCGTCGTGGGCCTGACGCTCCTCGCCCTCGTGTGGCTCTGGGTCCGCGAGGCGCGCCACCCCAGGACGTGA